In Methanocella paludicola SANAE, the sequence ATACAGGTCATCGCCGTCCTGGTGTCGGTCTCGTATGCGTTCATCGTCACGTTCGTCCTAGCCAAGGTGCTGGACTCGACGATCGGCATGACCGTGAAGGAAGAAGAGGAGTACGTGGGGCTCGACATCTCCCAGCACGGGGAGCGGGCGTACCCGTGAGGTGACAATAATGAAGATGGTACAGGCAATTATCCGGCCGGAGAGGCTGGACGCCGTGAAAAAGGCACTTGAGGATCAGGGTTTTATCGCCCTGACCATCATCGAGAGCAAGGGCAGGGGCGAGCAAAAAGGCATCACCCTTGAGTACCGCGGAAAGAAGGTCGAAGTCGACATGCTTCCCAAGATCAAGATCGAGGTCGTCGTCCACGACGAGGACGTCGAGAAGATCATCTCCATCGTCCGGGGCGCCGGCAGGACCGGCAAGTTCGGCGACGGGAAGATCTTCGTCATGCCCGTCGAGATGATGGCCAAAGTCAGGACAGATGAAGTCTGGACATAAGACGGAACGGCCCTGCCACAGGGCTTTTCCTCTTTTTTATATTAATTTTCATGCAGTTACTCGCGAAAAGCTTTTTATCATGTATTAATATCTGGAGGAGCATATGAGCGATATGAAAAAAGGCGCAAGAAAGCCGAAAGACAGCCCGGAGGCGGGCCGGCAGATCAAGCCGGAGCTCGTCACGTCGGCGCTGATCGCGGCCCTTTATGCCCTGTTCCTTATCGAGACGATCTGGGAGGGCAGCCTGGCTGCGCTGGCCTTCTCCGTCCTGTTATTCGCCATCATGGTACTGATGTCCTATTTTGTAGACAGGGGCAAGCTTCATAAAAAAGAGCTGTTCAAGTCGCTCATCTACGTCTTCGCCGGACTCTCGGCCCTGTCAATGATCGTTGAGCTGCTGCGGTACCTGAACGTTCCCGGCATGGCCGGAGTATACTGGGCCGCTGTCCTGGGCATTGCCAGCGCCATCGCGTCCGTTGCGATCATCGCCGGCCTGATCTACCTGGAAAAGGACGAGCTTAAAAGGCTATACGTTGGCCTTGGCGACAAGAAAGCGGCCGGGCTCGGCGTCATCGGGCTTGTGCTGTGCGTAGCGGCCGCCCTCGTGGGCGCATACTTTATGTTCGGCGGCAACGCCATCGGCCAGGAAAAGTTCATTCAGATCGCGGCATCCGCCATCGTGTTCGGCATCCTGGCGGGCATTGTCGAGGAGCTCTGGTTCCGCGGGCTGCTCCTGTCCAGGATATTGCCGCTCCTGGGCGAATCTCAGGGCAACATATATCAGGCCGCGGTCTTCGGCGTTTTCGAGGCGGTCATATTCTACACGATCACCGGCCTCATCGCTTACCTGCCGGTCATCTTCATCATCGGGGCGTTCACGGGCTTCTACTGGGGCAGGGCGACGCTCAAAGCCGGTAGCATGGCCGCCCCCGTCCTGCTGCATGTCGGCCTCTACATTTTGCTGCTACTACCCATTATGACAGGGCTCATGTCCTGAGGCTAGCGGCCGCTTTTCCACTAAATGCCAGCATACAACTATACATAGTATGATGCCAATACTGTATCGGCTACGAACAGCCACGAATTTCATTGGTGAACTATATGGAAGCGATGCGGGAGATAGAGCTCAGAGGACATATCATCGACTCTTTCCTCCTACCCAAAGTCTTCGACAAAGTCATGGACATGAACGGCGAGTTCGAGATCATCGAATTCGAGATAGGCAAGCATAAGACGGATACCAGCTACGCCAGGCTGATGATCCGGGGCAAGGACCAGGAGCACCTGGACGACATTATCGGGGAGCTTCACAGGCTCGGCGCGTACGTGCCCGAGGCCGAGGATGCCGTCGTCGCCGAGGCGCCGAAGGACAAGGTCGTGCCCAAGGGATTTTACTCTACTACCAATCACCCGACCTTCGTTAAAGTGGACGGCGAGTGGCTCCGGGTCAAGAATCAAAAGATGGACTCGCTCATCGTCCTCAGGAACGGCAGCGCGGCCTGCAAGACCATCGGCCACGTCAAGAAGGGCGACCGGGTCGTCATCGGCAATAGCGGCATCCGCGTGGTGCCCCCGGAGAGGCCCCGCGGCCACACGATTTTCGATTTCATGGGGAGCCAGGTCTCGTCCGAGAGGCCGTCCCAGTCGCTCATAAGAGAGATCGCCGAGGAGATCTTCGAGGTCCACGAGAGTGGCGGGAAGATCGTCGTGGTCGGCGGCCCGGCCATCGTACACACGGGCGGCCAGCAGGCCCTCGCCGAATTAGTGAGAAAAGGCTATGTGGATGCGCTGCTCTCGGGCAACGCCCTCGCGGTACACGACGTGGAATACAACTTATATGGTACTTCTCTTGGAATGGACCTGAAGACGGCCGAGCTGGCGCCGGAAGGCCACAAGCACCACCTCTATGCGATCAGCGAGATCACCCGGGCGGGCTCTTTGAAGGAGGCCGTGAAGCAGGGCGTGCTCACGGGCGGCATCATGTACGAGTGCATAGTGAACAATGTCCCGTACGTGCTCGCGGGGTCCATAAGGGACGACGGTCCCCTGCCGGACGTCATCACGGACACCATGAAGGCGCAGGACCTCATGAGGGAACAGGTCAAGAACGCCGACATCGTGCTCATGATGGCCACCATGCTGCACTCCATCGCCACCGGTAACTGCCTCTCATCCAGCGTCCGCACTATCTGCGTGGACATCAACCCGTCTACGGTCACGAAGCTCATGGACCGGGGCACCGCCCAGGCCATCGGCATCGTCACCGACGTGGGCACATTCCTGCCCTGGCTGGCCGAAGAGCTCGATAACCTGGAGAAGAGCCGTAAGAAGCAGATG encodes:
- a CDS encoding P-II family nitrogen regulator is translated as MKMVQAIIRPERLDAVKKALEDQGFIALTIIESKGRGEQKGITLEYRGKKVEVDMLPKIKIEVVVHDEDVEKIISIVRGAGRTGKFGDGKIFVMPVEMMAKVRTDEVWT
- a CDS encoding CPBP family glutamic-type intramembrane protease, with protein sequence MSDMKKGARKPKDSPEAGRQIKPELVTSALIAALYALFLIETIWEGSLAALAFSVLLFAIMVLMSYFVDRGKLHKKELFKSLIYVFAGLSALSMIVELLRYLNVPGMAGVYWAAVLGIASAIASVAIIAGLIYLEKDELKRLYVGLGDKKAAGLGVIGLVLCVAAALVGAYFMFGGNAIGQEKFIQIAASAIVFGILAGIVEELWFRGLLLSRILPLLGESQGNIYQAAVFGVFEAVIFYTITGLIAYLPVIFIIGAFTGFYWGRATLKAGSMAAPVLLHVGLYILLLLPIMTGLMS
- a CDS encoding TIGR00300 family protein — protein: MEAMREIELRGHIIDSFLLPKVFDKVMDMNGEFEIIEFEIGKHKTDTSYARLMIRGKDQEHLDDIIGELHRLGAYVPEAEDAVVAEAPKDKVVPKGFYSTTNHPTFVKVDGEWLRVKNQKMDSLIVLRNGSAACKTIGHVKKGDRVVIGNSGIRVVPPERPRGHTIFDFMGSQVSSERPSQSLIREIAEEIFEVHESGGKIVVVGGPAIVHTGGQQALAELVRKGYVDALLSGNALAVHDVEYNLYGTSLGMDLKTAELAPEGHKHHLYAISEITRAGSLKEAVKQGVLTGGIMYECIVNNVPYVLAGSIRDDGPLPDVITDTMKAQDLMREQVKNADIVLMMATMLHSIATGNCLSSSVRTICVDINPSTVTKLMDRGTAQAIGIVTDVGTFLPWLAEELDNLEKSRKKQMPALRVKSKKR